Proteins from a genomic interval of Daphnia pulex isolate KAP4 chromosome 4, ASM2113471v1:
- the LOC124192851 gene encoding uncharacterized protein LOC124192851 isoform X1, protein MDRYFIIVVEDIDRKSEIVKWGNDFKIVKDYQNLMVKSTRAPNAGPILQNHHSVTWAICVAKSQTMFKGLGVDAFQEFLSSSFIADIPCEVWDGKVFDNLKNYAVDIILQMEDCPEFWKSFDPSNNVKIFHKPETSLTPTALNHQLFWRGSVKMRDPHNPSNFGHLEHAELSYGFDQLDLLTSQIREENFPFIATRKKTFCSFLELVSSFDANTVPFVFYTSTSLVLTVQGADPFWKAMDEKQVSFLFRLDFATEETEHRGKETGMQSLYFLSHWSDDELRLYLLKGADQLQNLANIFVGLHHSTSFSSVSKVYPSEIPVNPPTSTDHLRMDRLEKEIRRLQLHALQAWIKENGAIDLSTMNELLDEVAVAVAKEHHRFAVKAIPERTDWPEFSEAELLKWKLEKKMTSEGDRPATMNNRLLQPGCNGRVISVDVNSLLRCFNRKQQPSRSPKKVRASECVAATRLKPTCDAETARTTEWPKSAALKFPGIHYNLSVEDEKAEKQRSEFQDKWVPPEAASATWCNPWSINSSTSYQLSIKTRPPAPAAAEPPVASRAPRTPKKNQQQPRDLAHLRKSPRLLAKSGGPPTRASKRTPSKKNTNGSAAAGASAAFPKDTFKQQLKAVIIKVLGDQKITTKDPLFRTCANKLSVICMALLNDSKSDVTPRQMYQVAKSQAKQVLQFVKP, encoded by the exons ATGGAcagatattttattattgtcgTCGAAGATATTGACAGAAAAAGCGAAATAG tcaaatggggaaatgattttaaaatcgtGAAGGATTACCAGAATTTAATGGTAAAATCTACTAGAGCTCCAAATGCAGGTCCCATCCTGCAAAACCATCATTCTGTCACGTGGGCCATTTGTGTGGCAAAATCTCAAACAATGTTTAAAGGTTTGGGAGTTGATGCATTTCAAGAATTTCTTTCCAGCAGTTTTATTGCAGACATACCCTGTGAGGTATGGGATGGCAAAGTTTTCgacaacttaaaaaattatgcTGTTGACATTATCCTACAAATGGAAGATTGTCCTGAATTCTGGAAATCTTTCGATCCTTCCaacaatgtaaaaatttttcataaGCCAGAAACATCTTTAACACCTACAGCTTTAAACCATCAACTATTTTGGCGTGGATCTGTGAAAATGAGAGACCCTCATAATCCTTCCAATTTTGGACATCTTGAGCATGCTGAATTAAGCTATGGCTTTGACCAGCTGGACCTTCTCACTAGTCAAATACGagaagaaaattttccttttattgcAACACGG AAGAAGACGTTTTGCTCCTTTTTGGAATTGGTGAGCTCCTTTGATGCCAACACCGTGCCCTTCGTTTTCTATACGTCAACGTCTTTGGTGCTGACCGTGCAAGGCGCAGATCCGTTTTGGAAAGCAATGGATGAAAAA CAGGTTTCGTTTTTATTCCGCCTTGACTTCGCAACCGAAGAAACAGAACACCGGGGAAAGGAAACGGGAATGCAATCCCTTTACTTTTTGAGCCATTGGAGTGACGACGAGTTGCGACTTTATTTGTTGAAAGGAGCCGATCAGCTACAGAATCTGGCCAATATATTTGTCGGACTCCATCActccacttctttttcttccgtctccAAGGTATACCCTTCAGAGATACCCGTCAATCCACCCACTTCGACAGACCACCTGCGGATGGAtcgattggaaaaagaaattcgtcgCTTGCAATTGCACGCGCTCCAAGCCTGGATCAAAGAGAATGGAGCTATTGACTTATCAACGATGAATGAACTTCTGGATGAAGTCGCCGTGGCCGTGGCAAAGGAACACCATCGATTTGCCGTCAAGGCGATACCTGAAAGAACCGACTGGCCCGAATTTTCAGAAGCGGAACTTTTGAAATGGAagttggagaagaagatgacgtcTGAAGGTGACCGGCCTGCCACAATGAACAACCGTTTACTGCAACCCGGTTGCAACGGCCGCGTCATTTCGGTCGACGTCAATAGTTTGCTGCGGTGCTTCAACAGGAAGCAGCAACCCAGTCGTTCTCCGAAAAAGGTGCGGGCTTCCGAATGTGTCGCCGCCACGCGATTGAAACCGACGTGCGATGCCGAAACCGCTCGAACGACCGAATGGCCCAAGAGTGCTGCCTTGAAATTCCCCGGAATTCA TTACAACCTTTCCGTGGAAGACGAGAAAGCCGAAAAGCAGCGATCGGAATTCCAGGACAAGTGGGTGCCTCCAGAGGCAGCCTCTGCAACGTGGTGTAACCCATGGTCGATCAACAGTTCGACGTCCTATCAGTTGTCGATCAAAACTCGTCCGCCGGCTCCGGCTGCCGCTGAGCCTCCCGTCGCCTCTCGGGCCCCTCGAACGCcgaagaaaaaccaacaacaacctcgTGACCTGGCCCATCTTCGCAAGTCACCCCGGCTCCTGGCCAAGAGTGGCGGTCCGCCGACTCGGGCGAGTAAGCGAACGCCTTCCAAGAAAAACACCAACgggtctgctgctgctggagcgtCAGCAGCTTTCCCAAAGGACACATTTAAGCAACAGCTGAAGGCCGTCATCATTAAAGTTCTGGGAGATCAGAAGATAACGACCAAAGACCCGCTCTTCCGCACCTGCGCCAACAAGCTCTCTGTGATCTGTATGGCGTTGCTCAACGACTCCAAAAGTGATGTGACGCCTCGCCAGATGTATCAAGTTGCCAAAAGCCAAGCGAAACAGGTCCTGCAATTCGTCAAGCCTTAG
- the LOC124192851 gene encoding uncharacterized protein LOC124192851 isoform X3, translating to MDRYFIIVVEDIDRKSEIVKWGNDFKIVKDYQNLMVKSTRAPNAGPILQNHHSVTWAICVAKSQTMFKGLGVDAFQEFLSSSFIADIPCEVWDGKVFDNLKNYAVDIILQMEDCPEFWKSFDPSNNVKIFHKPETSLTPTALNHQLFWRGSVKMRDPHNPSNFGHLEHAELSYGFDQLDLLTSQIREENFPFIATRKKTFCSFLELVSSFDANTVPFVFYTSTSLVLTVQGADPFWKAMDEKVSFLFRLDFATEETEHRGKETGMQSLYFLSHWSDDELRLYLLKGADQLQNLANIFVGLHHSTSFSSVSKVYPSEIPVNPPTSTDHLRMDRLEKEIRRLQLHALQAWIKENGAIDLSTMNELLDEVAVAVAKEHHRFAVKAIPERTDWPEFSEAELLKWKLEKKMTSEGDRPATMNNRLLQPGCNGRVISVDVNSLLRCFNRKQQPSRSPKKVRASECVAATRLKPTCDAETARTTEWPKSAALKFPGIHYNLSVEDEKAEKQRSEFQDKWVPPEAASATWCNPWSINSSTSYQLSIKTRPPAPAAAEPPVASRAPRTPKKNQQQPRDLAHLRKSPRLLAKSGGPPTRASKRTPSKKNTNGSAAAGASAAFPKDTFKQQLKAVIIKVLGDQKITTKDPLFRTCANKLSVICMALLNDSKSDVTPRQMYQVAKSQAKQVLQFVKP from the exons ATGGAcagatattttattattgtcgTCGAAGATATTGACAGAAAAAGCGAAATAG tcaaatggggaaatgattttaaaatcgtGAAGGATTACCAGAATTTAATGGTAAAATCTACTAGAGCTCCAAATGCAGGTCCCATCCTGCAAAACCATCATTCTGTCACGTGGGCCATTTGTGTGGCAAAATCTCAAACAATGTTTAAAGGTTTGGGAGTTGATGCATTTCAAGAATTTCTTTCCAGCAGTTTTATTGCAGACATACCCTGTGAGGTATGGGATGGCAAAGTTTTCgacaacttaaaaaattatgcTGTTGACATTATCCTACAAATGGAAGATTGTCCTGAATTCTGGAAATCTTTCGATCCTTCCaacaatgtaaaaatttttcataaGCCAGAAACATCTTTAACACCTACAGCTTTAAACCATCAACTATTTTGGCGTGGATCTGTGAAAATGAGAGACCCTCATAATCCTTCCAATTTTGGACATCTTGAGCATGCTGAATTAAGCTATGGCTTTGACCAGCTGGACCTTCTCACTAGTCAAATACGagaagaaaattttccttttattgcAACACGG AAGAAGACGTTTTGCTCCTTTTTGGAATTGGTGAGCTCCTTTGATGCCAACACCGTGCCCTTCGTTTTCTATACGTCAACGTCTTTGGTGCTGACCGTGCAAGGCGCAGATCCGTTTTGGAAAGCAATGGATGAAAAA GTTTCGTTTTTATTCCGCCTTGACTTCGCAACCGAAGAAACAGAACACCGGGGAAAGGAAACGGGAATGCAATCCCTTTACTTTTTGAGCCATTGGAGTGACGACGAGTTGCGACTTTATTTGTTGAAAGGAGCCGATCAGCTACAGAATCTGGCCAATATATTTGTCGGACTCCATCActccacttctttttcttccgtctccAAGGTATACCCTTCAGAGATACCCGTCAATCCACCCACTTCGACAGACCACCTGCGGATGGAtcgattggaaaaagaaattcgtcgCTTGCAATTGCACGCGCTCCAAGCCTGGATCAAAGAGAATGGAGCTATTGACTTATCAACGATGAATGAACTTCTGGATGAAGTCGCCGTGGCCGTGGCAAAGGAACACCATCGATTTGCCGTCAAGGCGATACCTGAAAGAACCGACTGGCCCGAATTTTCAGAAGCGGAACTTTTGAAATGGAagttggagaagaagatgacgtcTGAAGGTGACCGGCCTGCCACAATGAACAACCGTTTACTGCAACCCGGTTGCAACGGCCGCGTCATTTCGGTCGACGTCAATAGTTTGCTGCGGTGCTTCAACAGGAAGCAGCAACCCAGTCGTTCTCCGAAAAAGGTGCGGGCTTCCGAATGTGTCGCCGCCACGCGATTGAAACCGACGTGCGATGCCGAAACCGCTCGAACGACCGAATGGCCCAAGAGTGCTGCCTTGAAATTCCCCGGAATTCA TTACAACCTTTCCGTGGAAGACGAGAAAGCCGAAAAGCAGCGATCGGAATTCCAGGACAAGTGGGTGCCTCCAGAGGCAGCCTCTGCAACGTGGTGTAACCCATGGTCGATCAACAGTTCGACGTCCTATCAGTTGTCGATCAAAACTCGTCCGCCGGCTCCGGCTGCCGCTGAGCCTCCCGTCGCCTCTCGGGCCCCTCGAACGCcgaagaaaaaccaacaacaacctcgTGACCTGGCCCATCTTCGCAAGTCACCCCGGCTCCTGGCCAAGAGTGGCGGTCCGCCGACTCGGGCGAGTAAGCGAACGCCTTCCAAGAAAAACACCAACgggtctgctgctgctggagcgtCAGCAGCTTTCCCAAAGGACACATTTAAGCAACAGCTGAAGGCCGTCATCATTAAAGTTCTGGGAGATCAGAAGATAACGACCAAAGACCCGCTCTTCCGCACCTGCGCCAACAAGCTCTCTGTGATCTGTATGGCGTTGCTCAACGACTCCAAAAGTGATGTGACGCCTCGCCAGATGTATCAAGTTGCCAAAAGCCAAGCGAAACAGGTCCTGCAATTCGTCAAGCCTTAG
- the LOC124192851 gene encoding uncharacterized protein LOC124192851 isoform X2: protein MDRYFIIVVEDIDRKSEIVKWGNDFKIVKDYQNLMVKSTRAPNAGPILQNHHSVTWAICVAKSQTMFKGLGVDAFQEFLSSSFIADIPCEVWDGKVFDNLKNYAVDIILQMEDCPEFWKSFDPSNNVKIFHKPETSLTPTALNHQLFWRGSVKMRDPHNPSNFGHLEHAELSYGFDQLDLLTSQIREENFPFIAKQKKTFCSFLELVSSFDANTVPFVFYTSTSLVLTVQGADPFWKAMDEKQVSFLFRLDFATEETEHRGKETGMQSLYFLSHWSDDELRLYLLKGADQLQNLANIFVGLHHSTSFSSVSKVYPSEIPVNPPTSTDHLRMDRLEKEIRRLQLHALQAWIKENGAIDLSTMNELLDEVAVAVAKEHHRFAVKAIPERTDWPEFSEAELLKWKLEKKMTSEGDRPATMNNRLLQPGCNGRVISVDVNSLLRCFNRKQQPSRSPKKVRASECVAATRLKPTCDAETARTTEWPKSAALKFPGIHYNLSVEDEKAEKQRSEFQDKWVPPEAASATWCNPWSINSSTSYQLSIKTRPPAPAAAEPPVASRAPRTPKKNQQQPRDLAHLRKSPRLLAKSGGPPTRASKRTPSKKNTNGSAAAGASAAFPKDTFKQQLKAVIIKVLGDQKITTKDPLFRTCANKLSVICMALLNDSKSDVTPRQMYQVAKSQAKQVLQFVKP, encoded by the exons ATGGAcagatattttattattgtcgTCGAAGATATTGACAGAAAAAGCGAAATAG tcaaatggggaaatgattttaaaatcgtGAAGGATTACCAGAATTTAATGGTAAAATCTACTAGAGCTCCAAATGCAGGTCCCATCCTGCAAAACCATCATTCTGTCACGTGGGCCATTTGTGTGGCAAAATCTCAAACAATGTTTAAAGGTTTGGGAGTTGATGCATTTCAAGAATTTCTTTCCAGCAGTTTTATTGCAGACATACCCTGTGAGGTATGGGATGGCAAAGTTTTCgacaacttaaaaaattatgcTGTTGACATTATCCTACAAATGGAAGATTGTCCTGAATTCTGGAAATCTTTCGATCCTTCCaacaatgtaaaaatttttcataaGCCAGAAACATCTTTAACACCTACAGCTTTAAACCATCAACTATTTTGGCGTGGATCTGTGAAAATGAGAGACCCTCATAATCCTTCCAATTTTGGACATCTTGAGCATGCTGAATTAAGCTATGGCTTTGACCAGCTGGACCTTCTCACTAGTCAAATACGagaagaaaattttccttttattgcAA AACAGAAGAAGACGTTTTGCTCCTTTTTGGAATTGGTGAGCTCCTTTGATGCCAACACCGTGCCCTTCGTTTTCTATACGTCAACGTCTTTGGTGCTGACCGTGCAAGGCGCAGATCCGTTTTGGAAAGCAATGGATGAAAAA CAGGTTTCGTTTTTATTCCGCCTTGACTTCGCAACCGAAGAAACAGAACACCGGGGAAAGGAAACGGGAATGCAATCCCTTTACTTTTTGAGCCATTGGAGTGACGACGAGTTGCGACTTTATTTGTTGAAAGGAGCCGATCAGCTACAGAATCTGGCCAATATATTTGTCGGACTCCATCActccacttctttttcttccgtctccAAGGTATACCCTTCAGAGATACCCGTCAATCCACCCACTTCGACAGACCACCTGCGGATGGAtcgattggaaaaagaaattcgtcgCTTGCAATTGCACGCGCTCCAAGCCTGGATCAAAGAGAATGGAGCTATTGACTTATCAACGATGAATGAACTTCTGGATGAAGTCGCCGTGGCCGTGGCAAAGGAACACCATCGATTTGCCGTCAAGGCGATACCTGAAAGAACCGACTGGCCCGAATTTTCAGAAGCGGAACTTTTGAAATGGAagttggagaagaagatgacgtcTGAAGGTGACCGGCCTGCCACAATGAACAACCGTTTACTGCAACCCGGTTGCAACGGCCGCGTCATTTCGGTCGACGTCAATAGTTTGCTGCGGTGCTTCAACAGGAAGCAGCAACCCAGTCGTTCTCCGAAAAAGGTGCGGGCTTCCGAATGTGTCGCCGCCACGCGATTGAAACCGACGTGCGATGCCGAAACCGCTCGAACGACCGAATGGCCCAAGAGTGCTGCCTTGAAATTCCCCGGAATTCA TTACAACCTTTCCGTGGAAGACGAGAAAGCCGAAAAGCAGCGATCGGAATTCCAGGACAAGTGGGTGCCTCCAGAGGCAGCCTCTGCAACGTGGTGTAACCCATGGTCGATCAACAGTTCGACGTCCTATCAGTTGTCGATCAAAACTCGTCCGCCGGCTCCGGCTGCCGCTGAGCCTCCCGTCGCCTCTCGGGCCCCTCGAACGCcgaagaaaaaccaacaacaacctcgTGACCTGGCCCATCTTCGCAAGTCACCCCGGCTCCTGGCCAAGAGTGGCGGTCCGCCGACTCGGGCGAGTAAGCGAACGCCTTCCAAGAAAAACACCAACgggtctgctgctgctggagcgtCAGCAGCTTTCCCAAAGGACACATTTAAGCAACAGCTGAAGGCCGTCATCATTAAAGTTCTGGGAGATCAGAAGATAACGACCAAAGACCCGCTCTTCCGCACCTGCGCCAACAAGCTCTCTGTGATCTGTATGGCGTTGCTCAACGACTCCAAAAGTGATGTGACGCCTCGCCAGATGTATCAAGTTGCCAAAAGCCAAGCGAAACAGGTCCTGCAATTCGTCAAGCCTTAG